The DNA segment GCGCTGAGCGCCACCCGGCGGGTGCGACAGGCCGCGCGCCTGCATGCCCACTCCCCGCCTCCCCAGGTCGCGTTGCCGAGCGGTGAGGGGACCGGTAACGTCCCGACCATGATCATCTGCCCGGTCTGCGACCACGTGCAGTCGGAAGGCGAAGAGTGCGAAGGCTGCGGCAAGCGCTTCCCCGGCCTCATGAACATCCCCGCGCCTGTCGTGGCCCCGTTGGCGGAGCTGGAGCTGACGCACCACGCGGGAGGCCGTGTGCCGGTGGACGCGCCCGCGCTGCCGGAGCTGGACCTGACGCGGCTGCGCTCGGGGCCGGACCTGCCGGCGATGGTCGTGCCCGACCTGGAGTTGACCCGTTCAGGCGCCACGGGCGAGGTGCCCGTCGCGCAGATGACGGACCTGGACACGGGCCGCGCGCAGGACGACGGCGTGCGCACCGCTGCCCCGGTGGGCGCGGTGACGTGCCGCTACTGCCGCAATGTCCAGGCGGAAGGCCTCTTGTGTGATGGCTGCGGCATGCGGCTGCCCCGGGTCCGGGTGGCGGCTCCCGCGACGGCGAAGCGCGGCGGCGGGGACGAGGACGAGCGCGTGCCCTGTCCCTCGTGCCACGTGCCGTCCAGGCCGGGCCGCCCGTGCGTGGCGTGCGGCACGAAGGTGGAGGTGGAGGCGTGACGGCTCCAGCGCTGAAGGCGGGCTACGCGTGCAGCGAGGGTTGCGGCTTCACGGCCTCGCTGTGGGACGTCGTCTACCGCTGCCCGCGCTGTGAAGGCCTGCTGGAGGTGGCCCACGACGAGGCCGCCCTGCGCGCAATCCCCGCGGCGGAGTGGAAGCGCCGCTTCGAGTCCCGCTTCGCGACGTCGCGGCTGCCGGACGGCTCCGGCGTCTGGGGCAAGCGCGAGTGGGCGCTGCCCGAGCTGCCGGTGGAGGACATCGTCTCGCTGGGCGAGGGGCGGGTGCCGCTCAAGCCGCTGCCTCGCATGGCGGCGGAGCTGGGGCTGGGCTCGCTGATGTTGAAGGAGTGCGGCGTCTCTCCGACGGGCAGCTTCAAGGACTGGGGGATGACGGTCCTGGTGTCCGCGGTGAAGCACCTGCGCTCGCGCGGCACGCCCATCCGCGCGGTGGCGTGCGCGTCCACGGGCGACACGTCCGCGGCGCTGTCCGCGTACGCCGCGGCGGCGGGTATTCCGGCGGTGGTGTTCCTGCCGAAGAACAAGGTGTCGCTCGCGCAGCTGGTGCAGCCCATCGCCAACGGGGCGCGCGTGCTGTCGCTGGACACGGACTTCGACGGCTGCATGAAGCTGGTGCAGGCGGTGACGGCGGACACGGGGTTGTACCTGGCGAACTCGATGAACTCGCTGCGCATCGAGGGCCAGAAGATGATCGCCATCGAGCTGTGCCAGGACCTGGGCTGGGAGCCGCCGGATTGGATCGTCATCCCGGGCGGTAACCTGGGCAACGCGAGCGCCCTGGGCCGGGGACTGGATCTGCTCTTCACCCTGGGGCTCATCACCCGCCGGCCGCGCATCGCGGTGGCGCAGGCGCAGCGGGCGAACCCCCTGGCGCGTGCCTTCCGGGGCGGCTTCCAGGAGCTGGTGCCCATGCAGGCGGGAGCGACGCTCGCGTCCGCCATCCAGATTGGCAACCCGGTGTCCTTCCGCCGCGCGGTGCGGATGCTGCGCGCGTTCGACGGCGTGGTGGAGGAGGCGTCGGAGTCCGAGCTGGCGAATGCGGCGGCCCGGGCGGACCGCGAGGGCACCTTCGCCTGTCCGCAGACGGGCGTCGCGCTGGCGGCGGTGGAGAAGCTGGCCGCGTCGGGCGTGATGGCGAAGGGCTCCAGCGTCGCGGTGGTGGCCACCGCTCACGGGCTGAAGTTCGCGGACTTCAAGGTCGGCTACCACCGGGAGACGCTGAGCGACGTGAAGGCCGCGCACGCGAACCCGCCGGTGGAGCTGCCCGCGGACCTGTCCGCCGTGCGCGAGGCCCTGAAGGACCTGGGCTGAAGCCTCGCGCGCCTCCGGGTTTCGCTACTCCACGTCGAGCGACAGGCGCGACTCGATGGTGAGACCGAAGCCGGAGAGGCCCCGGTAGGTCATGTCCGTGTTGGACATCACGCGCATGGTGCTCACGCCCAGGTCGGTGAGGATCTGGCAGCCCATGCCCACGTCGCGGGACTCGTTGGCCGCGCGGCTGACGGACGCGTTGCTGCCGTCGCCCGCGCGCTTGTGGTGGATGCCGAAGTCGTTGCCGTGCATGCCGGGCAGGTAGACGATGACGCCCGTGCCCTCGCGCGCGACGTTCTCCATCGCGCGGTCCAGCAGCAGGTTGCACTTGCAATCCGGTGACCCGAACACGTCGCCCAGGGCGCAGGCGCCGTGCAGGCGCACCAGCGGAGCGGGCTGGACCTTCGACGGGTCGCCCTTCACCAGGACGAGCGACTTCGCGCCGTCGGGCGTCCACGTGTAGGTGAGGGCGGTGAACTCACCGTGGCGGGTGCGCACGACGCTCTGGCCGGACTCACGGCGCACCAGGCGGTCCTTGCGGCTGCGGTACTCGATGAGGTCCGCGATGGTGACGAGCTTGAGGTCGTGCTCACGCGCGAACTGCTTGAGGTCCGGCATGCGCTGCATGGTGCCGTCGTCCTTCACCAGCTCGCAGAGGATGCCGGACGGCTGCAGGCCGGCGAGCCGCGCCAGGTCCACGGCCGCCTCGGTGTGGCCCGCGCGGCGCAGCACGCCGCCTTCGCGGTAGCGCAGCGGGAAGATGTGGCCGGGGCGCAGGAAGTCGTCCGCGGTGGTGTTCGGGTCGGCGAGCGCGCGGATGGTCTTCGTGCGGTCGCTGGCGGAGACGCCCGTGGTGGTGCCGTGGCGGAAGTCCACGGAGACGGTGAAGGCGGTGCGGTGGGACTCGGTGTTCTCCGCCACCATCTGGGGCAGGCGGAGCGAGTCGAGCCGCTCGGCGAGCATGGGCTGGCAGATGATGCCGCTGGTGTGGCGGACCATGAACGCCAGCATCTCCGGGGTGGCGAGCTCGGCGGCCATGATGAGGTCGCCTTCGTTCTCACGGTCCTCGTCGTCGGCGACGATGACGCACTTGCCAGCCTGGATGTCGCGGATGGCCTCCTCGATGGTGTTCAACTCGGAGTCACGGCTCATGTCGGGGGAACTCATCCTGCTGACGACGTGGAGAGGCATGGTTCGCGGCATGTAACGCGAGGGGGGTGGGGTGGCAAGCCATGCTCGGGGAGCGAGCGTGCGTCCGTTCAATGGCTGGGATGAGCGCAAGCTGTGACTGCGCGTCTGTGTAGGTGGGTGCTGCCCGGCGGGCGACTCGACGGGCTGGGGCACGTGATGTAGGGTGCTCGGCTCCGTGAGCGCAGACATCCAGCAGGACAAGCGGGCCCGGTTCGACCAGTTGCAGGAGAGCCTGTCGACCCGCCAGAGCACCACCCACTTCACCCACGCGGGTGTGTCCGTCATCGCCTTCATGTTGATTTCAGGGGCGGCGGGGAAGCTGTTCTACGACTCGCTGCGCACGCCGCTCTTGGCCTGGGGTGCCGCACTGCTGGCGCTGGGGCTGCTGGCGTACGGCTTCCTCAGCTACCGAAAGGGTCGCGCGGTGCTGGTGGAGGAGCTGCAGCAGTACGAGGCGCTGCTCGCGCTGCGCCGCGAGCTGCACCTGGACAACCCCGCCGCGCTCCTTCCCCGGTGAGCGCCGCCAGGAAGGTCGCCCTGCCGGGGCGATTCGTCGTGCTGGAAGGCCTGGACGGAGCGGGCACCACCACGCAGACGGAGCGGCTGGCGTCCGCGCTGAGGGCGGACGGGCACGCGGTGGTGACGACGCGCGAGCCGTCCGACGGTCCAGTGGGAACGATGCTGCGCCAGGCGCTCACGGGCCGCCTGGGCTTGCCGCAGGGCCGTGGACCGTTGGCGCAGGAGACGTTGGCGCTGCTGTTCGCGGCGGACCGGACGGATCACCTGCACGCGCGAGTGCTGCCGGCGCTGGAGGAGGGCAAGGTGGTGTTGTGCGACCGCTACGTGCTGTCCTCGCTGGCGTACCAGGGCGCGAGCCTGCCCATGGCGTGGGTGGACTCGGTGAACGCGCACGCGGTGTCGCCGGACCTGACGCTGTTCGTGGGCGTGGATCCGAAGGTCGCGGCGAAGCGCCGGGCCGTGCGCGGAGGCCCCGCGGAGCTGTTCGAAGCGGACGAGGCCCAGCGGCGGATCGCGAAGCAGTACCTCAAGGCCATCACGCTGCGCACGAAGCGCGAGCGCATCGTGCACATCGACGGTGAGCTGTCCGTGGAGGCCGTGACGGAAGCGTGCCTCAAGGAAGTGCGGCGGCTGCTCGCGCGCAAGCGCTGAGCCCCGGCTGTCGAGGGTGGGGTGCTCCCGCGACGCGGAAGCCGCGGACGAGCGTCCACAACAGCTCCAGCACGGAGCTGTCGAAGCAGATGCGGCTGACGGCGAGCCAAGTGCCCACGGGCGCCGCGCCCACCCGTGAGTCCATGGCGCTGAAGAAGTCCGCCACGCTCCGGTGCGTCACCATCACGCCCTGGGGCCTGCCGGAGGCGCCGGATGCGTAGAGGACGTAGGCAGGGGCGTCCAGCGTCGTGCCCGCGCGCGGAGGCCCCATCACGTCCAGTTCGAACGCGTCCTCCGAGTCCAGCAGGACGGTGCACACGCCGTCCGTCGGCAGGTACTGGACCAGGCGGGACTCCGTGACGAGCACCCGAGCCCGTGAGTCCTCCATCATCGCGGCCAGCTGTTCCCGCGGGCAGTCCGGATCCAGCGGAACGAACGCGCCGCCTGCCTTGAGGACGCCGAGCATCGCCACCACCATGCGGGTGGGGCGCTCCACGCACAGACCCACGCGCACGTCCCGATCGACGCCGTGCTCGCGCAGGTGCCACGCCAGCGCGTCGCTGGCCGCATCCAGCTGCGCGTAGGTGAGCGTTTCATCTTCCACCGCGACCGCGTCCGGCGTGCGAGCCACCTGCGCGCGGAACTGCGCGGGGAGGCAGCGCGAGTCATCCGGCGGCGTCGGGCCGTTCGACTCGGGGAGCAGCATGTACCGTTCGTCCGTGTCGAGCAGCGGCACGTCCATGGACACGGAGGGCAAGGCTTTCTGCGCCCGGGCTGGCGGCGTCCAGTCCTCCGCGAGGGACGGCGGCACCATGTCCGTGGCCACCCAATGGAGCTCCCCCAGCTCCGGCGTCTCCGACGTGAGGCGAGGGGACATCTCCAGGATGCCGCTCGTCGTCAGCACGAAGCGCGCGCCGCAATCCCGAGCGATGGCAAGCAGCTGCGGCAGTGCGCTGTCCAACTGGGAAGGATCCGGCGGGGAGCACGGCACCGCGATGGCGTCCACGTACAGGCAGCCCATGAACCCCACGAGGTATTCGTGGCCCGGGGGATACAGCAGCAGCACCCGTTCGCCGGCCGCGTTCAGCGTCCGCAGCCACGTACCCAGTGCCCGTGCCCGGGT comes from the Corallococcus exiguus genome and includes:
- the ribB gene encoding 3,4-dihydroxy-2-butanone-4-phosphate synthase, with translation MSRDSELNTIEEAIRDIQAGKCVIVADDEDRENEGDLIMAAELATPEMLAFMVRHTSGIICQPMLAERLDSLRLPQMVAENTESHRTAFTVSVDFRHGTTTGVSASDRTKTIRALADPNTTADDFLRPGHIFPLRYREGGVLRRAGHTEAAVDLARLAGLQPSGILCELVKDDGTMQRMPDLKQFAREHDLKLVTIADLIEYRSRKDRLVRRESGQSVVRTRHGEFTALTYTWTPDGAKSLVLVKGDPSKVQPAPLVRLHGACALGDVFGSPDCKCNLLLDRAMENVAREGTGVIVYLPGMHGNDFGIHHKRAGDGSNASVSRAANESRDVGMGCQILTDLGVSTMRVMSNTDMTYRGLSGFGLTIESRLSLDVE
- the tmk gene encoding dTMP kinase; its protein translation is MSAARKVALPGRFVVLEGLDGAGTTTQTERLASALRADGHAVVTTREPSDGPVGTMLRQALTGRLGLPQGRGPLAQETLALLFAADRTDHLHARVLPALEEGKVVLCDRYVLSSLAYQGASLPMAWVDSVNAHAVSPDLTLFVGVDPKVAAKRRAVRGGPAELFEADEAQRRIAKQYLKAITLRTKRERIVHIDGELSVEAVTEACLKEVRRLLARKR
- the thrC gene encoding threonine synthase — encoded protein: MTAPALKAGYACSEGCGFTASLWDVVYRCPRCEGLLEVAHDEAALRAIPAAEWKRRFESRFATSRLPDGSGVWGKREWALPELPVEDIVSLGEGRVPLKPLPRMAAELGLGSLMLKECGVSPTGSFKDWGMTVLVSAVKHLRSRGTPIRAVACASTGDTSAALSAYAAAAGIPAVVFLPKNKVSLAQLVQPIANGARVLSLDTDFDGCMKLVQAVTADTGLYLANSMNSLRIEGQKMIAIELCQDLGWEPPDWIVIPGGNLGNASALGRGLDLLFTLGLITRRPRIAVAQAQRANPLARAFRGGFQELVPMQAGATLASAIQIGNPVSFRRAVRMLRAFDGVVEEASESELANAAARADREGTFACPQTGVALAAVEKLAASGVMAKGSSVAVVATAHGLKFADFKVGYHRETLSDVKAAHANPPVELPADLSAVREALKDLG
- a CDS encoding AMP-binding protein, with protein sequence MDAAENAEDLFHSTIHLADLLYPHAEQLGEGTSEEWSFSHLDTRARALGTWLRTLNAAGERVLLLYPPGHEYLVGFMGCLYVDAIAVPCSPPDPSQLDSALPQLLAIARDCGARFVLTTSGILEMSPRLTSETPELGELHWVATDMVPPSLAEDWTPPARAQKALPSVSMDVPLLDTDERYMLLPESNGPTPPDDSRCLPAQFRAQVARTPDAVAVEDETLTYAQLDAASDALAWHLREHGVDRDVRVGLCVERPTRMVVAMLGVLKAGGAFVPLDPDCPREQLAAMMEDSRARVLVTESRLVQYLPTDGVCTVLLDSEDAFELDVMGPPRAGTTLDAPAYVLYASGASGRPQGVMVTHRSVADFFSAMDSRVGAAPVGTWLAVSRICFDSSVLELLWTLVRGFRVAGAPHPRQPGLSACARAAAALP